GACCTTCGCCGGCGGACACTTCCTCGTTGGAAGGCAttctttttatttgattttttttttgcttgtttttggtCGAAGGAGAATGCTTCCAGACTTTCTCGTTCGACGAGTTTTACGGGCCGCCACCGAATGTGTGCGCAATTTTCGGGGCTCCTCGGAGCATGATGTCATGCATGACGAGGCATCGACCTGAAGAGTTTGAGCTGGGCAGATTCAGGAAGAAAGAGAGTGGATGCAATCGGCAGTTACATTAATGGATTTGTTCATATTGGAGACAGTTTCAGCCCAAATATGAGACCAAATTTAAATAACTTGCGATTCCTTTGTatgaaatgagattttttttttctcattttggaCGTTCTATCAACCTAGTTTACCATCCATGTGATCAAACACATACAAATTGAAATTCTTGGATATTGattgagttaaaaaaacacacacacaacttcCCAGCGTTCGATTACTCAACCCTTGAACACCTCAGAACCACCGAGTGTTGACTCTAGCAACGCAGCAGCACCTTCCACCAGCTCATATATCAAAAGCCCGAAGAATTGCATAATTCTAAGCGAAAATCGTGAACCTTTGCATGATGCGCGCGACCTGCGTCGCGATGGGATCTCCCCGTCATCAGCTATTACATACCTAAATCCCAAGCAAAAAGTGCGAACCCAAAGACATACCTTGTTTTGAGCCGAGTGGGACAATCAGggttaaattagtttttttttctgcattaatCGAACTTAACACGTTTTTGAATCAAATCTGATTAAAAATCGTTGAACAAAGAACCGTTTTACCCCATTTCACCCTGTTTTCATCTAACAAGCTCGACGTGGGAAAAATCCACTTCTCAGACCGACCACAGACTAGGTATTTGCGCTGGAAGCTGCGACCACCGGAGCATCATCTTCTTCTGCCTGTGACTCCGAGAGCCAGGTTGAAGCGCGCGCGCACGCCGGTTTGTTTACAAATTAGCTTTCCGCGCCAAAGCCAAGTCGCTGCTGCTAAAGGTCATCCTCTCGCGGCGCAGCTTTAAGCGGTGTCGCTAGAGTCGGTCGCTAGTTGATACCTGGCTTAGGTGGCAGGACCTGGCTGCAGCCGTTTTTCGTTGAGTTTATTTTTGGACGTTCTTTTGGGTGCAGCAGCAATTCGGTcaagaaatcgattttttattcaaatttgaccggGGTTGGAGagcttatttgtttttttttttgtgatttttctttCAACTGTCTTGTTTACCCTTGGaggtttattcatttttttttttgaagattttaataaCGAGACTAGTTTTGTTATTAAAACTAGTACCatggagaattacccctatccCCTTAAAAAGTGGACAATCCTTCCTCGAAATCCTTTCCGTACCGCTGGTGATTCGGGTACAGTTTGTTCTGTTTCCATGTATTAATTTCTGGGTTGGGAAATCAATATACATgatgaaatccagtctgcatTTCATTAAGGTTTTTTAATGGTAGAATTAAAACACAAAAGTTAAAGTGGAATacttttcaaacattaaaatcaaATACAGTCCAACCTTGATTTTCCGAAAGCCATGGAcatatttcacttcggataatcgaatcacaaaacaatttatttttcgttgtcttatttttgatagccaagcttaagtatgaccccttaacacctataaagtgatttaaattttttatggcggccaaaatggctgtGTTGAAATAAGCATTTGTTTAATTAATAGGCAAAaagccattcaaatttgactaaattaggGTAGCAcacggtgtgttttttagaacaaactaatgataaaaaattcggtatgtctgatatttggcaccgtgaaagaagggctctttcccgacattttgcggggtataccgaaatatttcgtcggggggtctagagtaactttttttttttgaagattatttttcgattttatgggatatttgttcaaaaaagtcacagaaaatcggtgcattcatgttggtatcactcaaatttcttatgaatatgccttgaagactctaaccaactatatttgaccaatatttgacctccactaaaaaaaatcgatccagattttccagatttttagctttctttgaaattacctcaAAATCCAAGTTGGAAACCCCGAaacgaccgaaagtaaatcttttctttgtaaaatttgtcatgaaaatacagcaacacatAGCCCGGATACAagtttgagcattaaacaatgcaaaccatggaatatttaattaattagctgtttattacccgataggctcagaaaattattttttcaatccattACATTGtggagaacagttttctgaacaagttccataaaaaaagtatcaattttggttcaatataagcagagatatgcccaatttcctggaataaatagtgcctttctccaaaattttcttaatttaattacctttcaccaACGATGCCAgataattttatgggaaatctgtattttcttaaaaataaatctgtatttatctgtatcatgtcaaattcaatgacatagaagattttttttagacttttaacaacagatttaagctttttaatcatattaaagtaTAATTCAATAGCTAaacctcgtggcgcggtggttagcggcttcagctgccgatccctaagttgctatggggcgcgggttcgattcccgcattatcctcctggccttctatcggtggggaagtaaaacgtcggtccatttgcgtaaaagaggctatgggtgactcaccacacataaccttcggacgcctagaaatgagcagtaacttgcaacagagcccacaaaagacccgggggtcgttaaagtggattgctttgttttttttttcaatagctaaattgttgatatttttaaataaaatcatttttttaaaatctgtatatacagatttttgtgatttttgggatcgaaaaatctgaataatacagatttatttgcatatctggcatggctgcctTTCACATAATGGGCACTGCCTCCTGAGTTTTGTAATGAATgctatagaataattttcatgaatttcgtcaaaacttgttataatttttatgtttaaaaaaatattatcatcataaaaaatatctatgtaggcagtgcccatcatgtgaaaggtaattaaataaggaaattttggagaaaggcactatttatttcaggaaatcgGGCATATCTCttcttatattgaaccaaaatggatactttttttatgaaacttgttcagaaaactgttctccacaatgtgattgattctaaaatgttttaaaatgtaatggattgaaaaaataattttctgagcctatcgggtaataaacagctaattaattaaatattccatggtttgcattgtttaatgctcaaactTGTATCCGGGCTatgtgttgctgtattttcatgacaaattttacaaagaaaagatttactttcggtcgttTCGGGGTTTCCAACTTGGATTTtgaggtaatttcaaagaaagctaaaaatctggaaaatctggatcgattttttttagtggAGGTCTAATATTGGTCAAATTTAGTTGGTTAGAGTCTTCAAGGCATATTGATAAGGAATTTGAGTGAtaccaacatgaatgcaccgattttctgtgacttttttgaacaaatatcccataaaatcgaaaaataatcttcaaaaaaaaaagttactctagaccccccgacgaaatatttcggtgtACCCCGcgaaatgtcgggaaagagcccttctttcacggtgccaaatatcagacataccgaattttttatctttgatgTCTCGAAAAAATGCACCGTGAGCAGAACTCGAAATTGATTCATATAAACCTTAGAATAATCTTTACATCGGATATCCGAGGCTTCGTATAATcatctggactgtatttaagTTCATACACacgtttattttatattttgattgaaATCTTGTAATTTCAAGCTCATTGAAATCTATTAAACTTAACCAATAACCGTTAGCTGGctcattcaaaattgaattactTTTTTATCTTCCATCACTTACTTGTCTTTCAACaaaacagtttaattttgaTTCTTTTCAAAATACTGCTGCGTTggacttcacaatttttattcCTGTAGTATTTTTCCACAAATTAAAAACTTGTTCCACTTTTCACCAAGAACTCTTCGGTGCCCTTGTTTCGCACTACCTGTTTCTTCTCaacgaattttaaatcaatcaatCTCACTCATCTTGCGGTATCACATTACACTTTTGAcgtcggcgacgacgacgacgacgtcaatTCTTCATCAACTTCACCTATGCTTCTGGCGCGCTGATTTGCTAATCCCAACTTCAACTTCACCATCAGCAACAACTTCAACAGCAAGCACAACTATCACTCTCTGTTGTTACGCCAACCTCGGTTGAGAGAGGTTTGTGGAGAATCAAGATCATAGAAGATCAACAGCACACTTTAGGGCTTAACCCCGAGGGGGGTGGCGGGAGGCACACAGGTTCTCACGCCCTGCCGTAACCTCGTGTGGAAATTTCAGCATCTGAACTCAGACTCAGACGCAGCCGCAGACCTTAAGACCTTTTCAGACGCACAATCAACCTCGGCGTAACCCACTGAATGCGAACCGACGCTTCAAACAACTTGACTATCAATAGACGCACTCACAGGCACCACTAATTCACAGCGCAGCAAGTTACGTTCTGACCTTTTTTAGTTTTCGCCGTATTCCACGCGAGAATTGAACTCACTACAGCTCGGATTGCCGGGAGCCTCTGAACCGCGCCGTGTCTCGAATGAAACTGAAAGCGACGACGACCCGCGCGCTCGAATCAATTGCCAGCCAAAGTTAAAGTCAGTCGTCGAGGGATAGTCACTGCTCGGGTGGTTAAGGAGGTATGCTGCTTGTGCTTGGGCTTTGTTTTGGTTGCTCCTTTTTGGCGAGCGAGCGTTCCGAGTGAGCGGTGTGCGCTCTttagtgttgttgttgttgttgctgctgctcctTTGGGCCGAACTTGGCAAATTCTCTCCTTGCGCTGCTGCCTGTTCTCTGCGAGGGTAGGGCAAAAGTTTTGGGACGGGCCTGACGAAACCTCTGAGATGTCGgacatttctttttaaattgagtgaacACAACTATTTTTCTATTCCTTtaggggtcctaaacaactccccattttttttttattttgatttttataaaaaatcacgtTTACGCTACactcaaaggaaaaatatacatCAATATATataatctgcaacagtggatttgctacagaaaatgttacattttataacagtttttgcagcaagctcatagctcatttttgcccgcgtgtaaacgtgtcagcgatctgcagttctcaccagcacatataatgctggcgcgtccccaaGCAACATTTCAGAGAGATGAATACGTTGGTGCTCGGTCCctcacaattcatcaagcgtccatggcgcggtggtagcgtgtcggatcaacaaccaagaagttgatggttcaatccttgttctgttaagatttttttttctgcaatacaatcaatcagccgtcggtaatgtcgataattgtcggtaacgggcaaaaatttcatacccctatatcgcaaaaaatgcatgaggataGATTTCATGCAGAATCTTATATaatttcatgccgccatgcaatCGTAATCATGCGACCGCAGTTTGGGTGTATATTTAAACCGGCTTCATATTCGgttgctctggaaggtgctctacaactttcccgaaaggAGTATGGTActagcttgcccctaaaaaaaagttacagcgtcctcaaaactggtctaaaacggggtttttgctctaaaatattgcgtgaaatatgaattttataagaatcaaaatccataaaaatgttttttttctactcGATGATGTCCTGATGCTGGGAGAAAAAAATCCGAACCTTGCGTCTAATTTGCTGTTCATCACGATCCTCTGCGTTCACCATGGTGTTCAGCTCATGCAGATCGTTCTTGAACACGTACACATAGGCGATCAAATTCGCCACGAACAGCAGTATGATCGTGTCGGCTGCCGCCATTTCGAGACATCCGACGTAGTCGGCCAGCCAGCGAATGAACAGCAAGTTGTAGTCGTGCATCTCGTAAGATCTGGTGAACCACCTCATCGGGAGCATATCCTTGGCGTTCACTTGTTCCATCTTGGCAGCGAGACTTGAACTGGGAGGACTTTCAGTCTGCTTGTGCAGTTTTGTTTCGATTGAGCTTAAAGATTATAAATTCATGCCGGTCTTGCTGCGGGATTGGATGTGGATGGTCGAATTTCGCATAGTCGACTTTTCATAGAATAAGTGTCCGACATTTTTCGGACGATACAGTAAAATTATAATTGCTATGATTAAATAAAGGCAACTGGCTACGTTATAAATAAAGGGACCGGTGGTGTAGGGgtgagcgtggttgcctctcaccccagttggactgggttcgatcccagacggtcccggtggcatttttttaagacgagatttgtctgatcacgccttctgtcGGTCGGAGaggtaaatgttggccccggtctaacctagaggttaggtcgttagctcagtccaggtggaGGAGTCGTCACCCTGGGTTCTGTCTCGATAGGGTCGCCTGTTTCcaattggactcacaatccaaaggtcgtcagttcgaatcccagaGTGGATGGAAACTTAGgtttaaaaagaggtttgcaacaatcaagccttcggacacctagtttcgagtaggaatctcgcaatcgagaacgccaaggcattgctgtagagcgaacaatttattttaaataaaggcATATAAGTAGAGAAAAAAACGATTCAAGCGCCTTTTCTACTCGATGAAACTGATGAGCATCATAAAGTACGAGTAAATTCGGTTCATAATCTGCAAGTAAAGAAGTGGTACTGAGCTTGCATAACAGACCTAATCTCAATCTCACCGCAACGAATGTTCCCAAGTTGAGTGGAGCGAACCCTCCGATGGTCATTTCCGTAAAGTTTTGACTCTTGTGGAGCATCAACCCGAAGCAACGACGTTCTGGTTCCTGAAGCAGATACCAGTTGGTGCTGTAGATCGCCTCAACGATGTCctcattctgaaaaaatatatctttataATACAATCGATTTCAAAGCTAATCGTTTTGTTGATAACCTTTACGGTCAGTATAGTTCCAAGAAGGCAAAACTCCAGTAGTTGAAAAAAGCTAGCTACCACCAGGGCATAGCCGGGAATAAAGTTGTCCATGTAAACCAGAAAAATGGAAACGCTCATGGAGGTCACTGAGCCGATGACCTGACCAAAAGAGATCACTATGTACCGTTCGTCCAGGTCGGACTCGTACCTGAAATGTGAGCCATTCTAAAAGCAGCTATTCACAACGCATTGGAACCTTACTCGATAATGTCCTGGTGTTGGGTGCAAATCGTTCTAACCTGCTGTCTAATCTTCTTTTCATCGCGGATCTCCTCGTTCAGCATTGCGTTCAGCTCGTCCAGCTCGTTCTTAAACACGTCCACATATGCGATCAAATTGGCCACGAATAGCAGTATGACCGTATCGGCGGCGGAAAGTCCCGTGCATGTGATGACAATCATCACCATTTGTACGGCTGACGTTACGATGTACCCGGTGTACGAATCGCCATCAACCCACGGTACTCTCATGGCGATCATCAGGACTAGCTCGTTGTGAGCCCAGTACATGTACATGGGATAGATCGAATAACCCAGCCCGCCGAAAATAAACACGATCGCAAGCAGCTTGGACAGGACGTGGATTCGCTCCATCAGCAGTAGCAGGTTCGCGTTGAGTTTCTCATGATCGCGATACTTGTAGTGAAGCGTTCGCAAGCGACCGTATTGGAGTTTGTAGAATTCTCGATGAATGTATCCGAAATAGAGCTTTGGTACTCCCTGTGTTAAGGTGACATTTAATGTAAAACAAGTAACCTTTGACACCAAACATTACCTGGATAAGAATCCCAAACATAACAATCACTTCGCAAATTTTATGCAAGCTGGGATAGTAAAACACAAAGCTGTAAATAGAGTTGATTGTCCCCATCAGCGTAGTGCCAATACAAATTGCCGTTCGGTAATTAAATCGGTAATTATCAACCATCATGTCGACACCACTAAAGTCGGCCATCCAACGGATAAACAGTAGATTGTAATCGTACATTTGGTATGATTTATCGAACCAACGCATTGGAAGCGTTTCCCGGGCTTTTACTTGCACCATTGCTGCAAGCTGGCTGTTAAAACTGTGCGGAATTCTCGTTTTGCATGGGTATTTTATTGCACCTTCAAGGTGTATAATGGATGTAACACTTGTGGGGAAGTAATTTTTAATTGCTTGATGATTAAAAAATTGCTAGACGTTACACCCCGAGTTGaagaaaataatttagaaattaCAGAATCCCAAAAATTGTAggtaaattatcaaaattcataCCAATATTGTATGTTTCGAATACTTCACTAGTATAAGCCCAAATTTCCCCTATGATTGCCTATTTTGAGGGCTTAGAAATATGCACCAAAATcatttacaatttttggaaatactCAAGTACTAAAAAAGGTTAGCTAAGGTATTGTTAATTGAAGAACTTGGGCATTCTAAAATTTGATACCACACCATACTATTTATTTCCGAAGTCATTGATAACGATTCCTTCGGCATTTAACCCTCGGGTAAATGTTTCAGTTTTGTCAAGATATAATAGAATTTGGCTCCCTGAACACACACAAAATTAGGGTTGCCCATTCATTTAtacccaaaattttaaattttatttattgacattgatttcacttaaattcaaTTCTGCCGATTGGGGCGTGTTCAGGAAACCTAAATCTATCATACTTTGACTGacaaaactgaagcgtttactgacactcaacttaaaaaatgtcGTGTTGTGTAATTGTTGAGTGAGCAGTTGAGagcaagtttttatttatttaaaatgtttgaaaacaatCACAGTCTCTTTTTTCCGATTAGTAATCTAGTAGCagtatccattttttttttaataatataaagTTATGATAAACAAGTAAAAAGATCGTTTGATATTGATTCGcaatttttcgttatttttgagTCAAACTTTTGTCCAAAAACCCTTGTGGCGAAAAATAtaaatccagctgcgtgtaaaaggtaaAGGTGTAAAataattatgcatttttttatgaattttatttaatatcacACCCAGAAATATGTAACCCATCACtgtgggaaacctacttgaacTTCTTTTGATAGCCGAGcgagctaaggcgccagtcctctcTGTGAGTGCTGCATTTGAATcacgtcggttgcaactttttttgtgtgtagaaaaactgtacatgcagtgtgtagtattaagtaacttttctctttgcatgatattttaccatcgatttttttgctgtgatgtCGAAGATAATTGTTATGAATAAATAAAGGAAAAGGTGTAGGGTAAAAAACGTGTCGTTTCTTGCACATTTTATGCAACAATCAGTTTACTTATATGATTTTGTACCAAGCACCGCTCCTACTCGATGAAACTGATGAGCATCATAAAGTACGAGTAAATTCGGTTCATAATCTGCA
This is a stretch of genomic DNA from Culex pipiens pallens isolate TS chromosome 1, TS_CPP_V2, whole genome shotgun sequence. It encodes these proteins:
- the LOC120430433 gene encoding putative odorant receptor 83c isoform X1, which gives rise to MVQVKARETLPMRWFDKSYQMYDYNLLFIRWMADFSGVDMMVDNYRFNYRTAICIGTTLMGTINSIYSFVFYYPSLHKICEVIVMFGILIQGVPKLYFGYIHREFYKLQYGRLRTLHYKYRDHEKLNANLLLLMERIHVLSKLLAIVFIFGGLGYSIYPMYMYWAHNELVLMIAMRVPWVDGDSYTGYIVTSAVQMVMIVITCTGLSAADTVILLFVANLIAYVDVFKNELDELNAMLNEEIRDEKKIRQQVRTICTQHQDIIEYESDLDERYIVISFGQVIGSVTSMSVSIFLVYMDNFIPGYALVVASFFQLLEFCLLGTILTVKNEDIVEAIYSTNWYLLQEPERRCFGLMLHKSQNFTEMTIGGFAPLNLGTFVAVRLRLGLLCKLSTTSLLADYEPNLLVLYDAHQFHRVEKALESFFSLLICLYLK
- the LOC120430433 gene encoding putative odorant receptor 83c isoform X2, encoding MVQVKARETLPMRWFDKSYQMYDYNLLFIRWMADFSGVDMMVDNYRFNYRTAICIGTTLMGTINSIYSFVFYYPSLHKICEVIVMFGILIQGVPKLYFGYIHREFYKLQYGRLRTLHYKYRDHEKLNANLLLLMERIHVLSKLLAIVFIFGGLGYSIYPMYMYWAHNELVLMIAMRVPWVDGDSYTGYIVTSAVQMVMIVITCTGLSAADTVILLFVANLIAYVDVFKNELDELNAMLNEEIRDEKKIRQQVRTICTQHQDIIEYESDLDERYIVISFGQVIGSVTSMSVSIFLVYMDNFIPGYALVVASFFQLLEFCLLGTILTVKNEDIVEAIYSTNWYLLQEPERRCFGLMLHKSQNFTEMTIGGFAPLNLGTFVAIMNRIYSYFMMLISFIE